GGCGATCTTACCGCCCCGCTACGCAACTGGGGCCGCAGCGAAATCGGCATGCTGGGCGCGCATTTACAGGCGATGCAGCTGTCGCTGGTGCAAACCGTCGGCGTAGTGCGAGAAGGCGCCGTCGCTATCTATCAGGGTTCTGGTGAAATCTCTGCCGGTAATACCGATCTCTCTTCACGTACCGAACAGCAGGCCTCCGCGCTGGAACAGACGGCAGCCAGTATGGAGCAGCTGACGGCCACGGTGAAACAGAACGCGGATAATGCTCATCATGCCAGCCAGCTGGCCGCCGATGCCTCCGGCAAGGCGCGCCAGGGTGGCGATATCGTCAGCGGCGTGATTCATACCATGGATAATATCTCCGGCAGCTCAAAGAAAATTGCTGAAATTACCAACGTGATCAATAGCATCGCCTTTCAGACCAATATTCTGGCGCTGAACGCGGCGGTAGAGGCGGCGCGAGCCGGTGAGCAGGGTCGTGGATTTGCGGTGGTGGCCAGCGAAGTGCGTAATCTGGCGCAGCGCAGCGCCCAGGCGGCCAAAGAAATTGACAGCCTGATTGCTGAATCAGTGCAGTTGATTGGCCAGGGTTCTGAGCAGGTCAGTCATGCTGGCGAAACCATGACCGATATCGTCGAGGCGGTGCGGCGCGTTACCGATATTATGGCGGAGATAGCCGCTGCCTCCGATGAACAGAGCCGCGGTATTCAGCAGGTGAGCCAGGCGGTCACCGAGATGGATAATGTTACCCAACAGAATGCCGCGCTGGTAGAAGAGGCGTCATCAGCTGCAGTTTCGCTGGAAGAACAGGCCGCACGCCTGACGAAAGCCGTAGCCGCTTTCCGCCTGTCGCAGCAGGAGAGCAGCACGCCGGTTAACGTCGCCGCCCCAGCCGCACCGGCTGCCGTTAAGCTGCGCCCGGCACCGGCCTTAGCCGCCGACGATAACTGGGAAAAGTTTTAATCCTGTCGGTCTGGGTCTCAAGCAGGCGACCACATAACGCAAAAACCCACCGTTTAGCGGTGGGTTTTTATTTATTCGCTGTCCGCCAGAGGCTCGACAAACACGCCTTCGTCATGGTCGGTCTCATTAAAAAACCAGATACCCAACGGATAGTCTTCCAGCGCCACCAGATACATGGTGCCTTCATTAAAATCTTCTGCCGCCAGGACGGTACCTGGGCGACGCGGGCCGCCATCAGTTTTTACCGTGACGCGATCGTTTACCTTCATTTTCATGCTCTTTTGCCTGAACTTTTAGATTAAAAGCGGAGCATAAACGGTGAATTAACGACGCGCAATCACCCAGACCGCATGAATAATACCGGGAATATAGCCCAGCAGCGTCAGCAAGATGTTTAGCCAGAACGCGCCGCCAAAACCGACCTGTAAAAATACGCCCAGCGGTGGTAACAGAATGGCAATAATAATGCGCAATAAATCCATAACGACTCCTGTTTTCTTCATTTTTCCAGCGGTTAAGTGTAGCAGGCTGGTTATTTGTTGCCTGTAAGGCTGCGTAAAGGCAATGAAAAGGAGATTATTCCGTGCAAGATTTTCAATTTCTTAACGTTTCTCAGCGAGACTTTTAACGGTGGTTTTATCTACACTGTTTTTACTGCACCAACCCCATAGGCGCAGTCAACCTAAAAGTAACAAGGATTTTGCCCGCGCAGCGCGGGCTTTTTTTTTAAGGTATTTCCTGGTTGTGTCACCCT
This Mixta hanseatica DNA region includes the following protein-coding sequences:
- a CDS encoding methyl-accepting chemotaxis protein → MKSTSPDEAQDRVSFWQHLRLVPLFTTIFSGILVLFALCIALSGWFLLQSNRSLDEATQEIQVRMALSNSSNHLRTARLLVIHAGAAARIGEMDEFSSILGAVEKRLAQAQQNFTTYQDRPNKSEADSALDDPLKTRFNAYLNQGLLPMVKAAKQGSFEGVIAQETDVTRKLDDQYNEVLLKAIKIRTARAEAINHQASEQSHLGFIIMGAAFAVALVLTLMTFIFLRHIVIQPLHQAGERIARIAAGDLTAPLRNWGRSEIGMLGAHLQAMQLSLVQTVGVVREGAVAIYQGSGEISAGNTDLSSRTEQQASALEQTAASMEQLTATVKQNADNAHHASQLAADASGKARQGGDIVSGVIHTMDNISGSSKKIAEITNVINSIAFQTNILALNAAVEAARAGEQGRGFAVVASEVRNLAQRSAQAAKEIDSLIAESVQLIGQGSEQVSHAGETMTDIVEAVRRVTDIMAEIAAASDEQSRGIQQVSQAVTEMDNVTQQNAALVEEASSAAVSLEEQAARLTKAVAAFRLSQQESSTPVNVAAPAAPAAVKLRPAPALAADDNWEKF
- the dsrB gene encoding protein DsrB, which encodes MKVNDRVTVKTDGGPRRPGTVLAAEDFNEGTMYLVALEDYPLGIWFFNETDHDEGVFVEPLADSE
- a CDS encoding YqaE/Pmp3 family membrane protein; its protein translation is MDLLRIIIAILLPPLGVFLQVGFGGAFWLNILLTLLGYIPGIIHAVWVIARR